TAGCTCCTCTTGCAAGGCAGCTACTTGTGCGCGCAAAGTATTGTTCTCAGCACGGAGGGCAACGACTTCTTCTTCCAGTGTCATGTGCTCAGTATACCACAGCTAGCCCTAATCTGAACAATTACCGTAATTGTGCTTCGCCGTTATTCCTCAATCCACCTCCACGCCGTCCCCTGCTTCGACTTCGCCAATGACCCAATAGTGTTGCTTTTCCATACGCAGAAAGGCTTCAACCTCAGCGAGTTTGTCCTGTGACACCGCGATCAAGAGCCCCCCAGATGTTTCCGGGGTGTAGAACAGCATCAGCAATTCTTCGCTAATCCGCGGAGAAGCCTTGACCCATTGTCCAAAATGGTCCGCGTTACGTTTGCTCCCACCTGGGAAAAGCCAGTTTTCAGCGTAATCTCGCGCACCAGGCAAAAGCGGCACTTGCTCAGCATGGATGTGCAAGCGAACGCCGCTGTGCTCAGCCATTTCCTCAGCATGGCCAAGCAAGCTAAAACCAGTGATGTCAGTCATTGCCTTGATATCAAATTGAGGCACAAGCTGTGCACCAATGCGGTTCAATTGCAACATTGAGTCAATCGCCGCCTGCAGATGCGCGGCATCGGCTACGTTGCTCTTGGCGGCTGTGCTGATAATCCCGGTCCCGAGGGACTTGGTCAGCAACAAGATGTCACCAGGACGTGCTCCCGCTTTCGTAGCGATGTGCTGCGGATGCACAATGCCCATGACAGAAAGCCCATACTTTGGTTCAGGATCATCCACGGTATGCCCACCAGCAACTACCCCACCCCCTTCGCGAACTTTTTCTGCTCCACCGCGCAGGATCTCCGTAATGACAGCAGGTGGAAGGTTCGCCGGAAAACAGGCAATATTCAAAGCAAGGATGACTTCCCCACCCATCGCATAGACGTCGCTCATGGCATTGGCAGCCGCGATAGCACCATAGGTATAAGGATCATCCACAATAGGAGTGAAAAAGTCTATCGTCTGTACAATGGCTACATCATCGCTGATTTTATACACCGCTGCATCATCGCTGACTTCCAATCCAACCAACAGGTTAGGGTAGTCAGCGCGGGTGAACATGCCTTGCAGTGGGCGCAGAACCTGCGCCAGGGCCGCGGGCCCGCGCTTAGCAGCTCAACCTGCAGCAGTGGTCATGGCTGTCAGACGCTTGAGTTCGCATGATTCAGCCACCTTCATCACCTCCTTTTTGACTGCGCCTGCCTATTCCTGCGCTCATTCTTTCACTATCACCTTGTGAACGCTATCATACTCCACCTTAGCTTCGCGCAACACGGCACAGACAGCGTCCACATCCGCCCAGGCACAGCGCAAGGCTGTTCCACAATCAGAACTCAGTTGGCGGGGCGTTGGGATCAGTTTCACTTGAAATCCGACGCGTAGCAGCACACGCTCCGCTTTGATCGCACCTTGTGTCGAATGGAAGAGCACAACGGCATATTCCGTCTCGGCCACCTTCCCACCTAGGCAACCCGTGCCTTGCTTGCTATTCTGTGCACCGCTTCAATAGCTGCATCTATCTGCTCTATTGAGTTGAAGTAGCTCAGCCCGAACCTGACGGTGCCTCGCGGGTATGTGCCAATGGTACGATGCGCAGACGGTGCACAGTGTAAGCCGGGACGGCACATGATGGCGTACTCTTCGTCTAACCGCAGCGCCACATCGGATGGTTCGACACCTTCAATATTGAACGAGACACACGCAGTCTGCCGTCGGGCATCGTGAGTGCCGTAGACATGCACACCAGGGATATCCTGCAGGCCAGCAAGCAGCCGTTCTGTCAGCATTTGTTCATGACGACGGATATTTTCTACTCCTTGCTCAAGCACAAAGCGCACGCCTGCCCCAAGACCGGCAATGCCCACGCCATTGGCTGTACCGCTCTCGTATTTGTCAGGCAAGAAATCCGGTTGTTCTTCTAGTTCAGATTGGCTGCCCGTCCCACCTCGAGTGAGGGGCAGCACCCGATCCAGGTCTACACGCTCTCCTATGCACAGCCCTCCTGTTCCCTGAGGGCCGAACAGCGCCTTGTGCCCTGTAAAAGCCAGTAAATCAATCTGGTTCATGTCAATCGGATAAGCACCAGCCGTCTGCGCTGCATCCACCAGGAGCAAGAGGTCATACCGTCGGGCTATCTCGCCAACATCGGCCACTGGCTGAATCGTACCCACCACATTCGAGGCATGGTTGATCGCCAACAGAACGGTATGCGGCTGAATCGCCTTTTCCACGTCTGCTACATCCAAGACCCCTTCGGGAGAACAAGGTACCACGGTTAAATCCACCCCTAGTGATTGCAGATATCGCAGGGGACGCATAACAGAGTTGTGCTCTATAGACGTGGTTACGACATGATCGCCTGGACGCAGGTACCCAAAGAGCACTAGATTGAGCGCCTGAGTAACATTGGCAGTGAAAACAATACGCAGAGGATCGTCCATGTCAAATAATGTCGCCAATGCTTCGCGTGTATCGTACACGATTCGGTTGGCTTCCACCGCCATCCGATGCCCAGAGCGGCCAGGGCTGCCACCCACATTCTG
This sequence is a window from Chloroflexota bacterium. Protein-coding genes within it:
- a CDS encoding DUF3343 domain-containing protein, producing the protein MAETEYAVVLFHSTQGAIKAERVLLRVGFQVKLIPTPRQLSSDCGTALRCAWADVDAVCAVLREAKVEYDSVHKVIVKE
- a CDS encoding aminotransferase class V-fold PLP-dependent enzyme; the encoded protein is MIYLDNAATTWPKPPGVTEALVNFMQNVGGSPGRSGHRMAVEANRIVYDTREALATLFDMDDPLRIVFTANVTQALNLVLFGYLRPGDHVVTTSIEHNSVMRPLRYLQSLGVDLTVVPCSPEGVLDVADVEKAIQPHTVLLAINHASNVVGTIQPVADVGEIARRYDLLLLVDAAQTAGAYPIDMNQIDLLAFTGHKALFGPQGTGGLCIGERVDLDRVLPLTRGGTGSQSELEEQPDFLPDKYESGTANGVGIAGLGAGVRFVLEQGVENIRRHEQMLTERLLAGLQDIPGVHVYGTHDARRQTACVSFNIEGVEPSDVALRLDEEYAIMCRPGLHCAPSAHRTIGTYPRGTVRFGLSYFNSIEQIDAAIEAVHRIASKARVA
- the selD gene encoding selenide, water dikinase SelD produces the protein MKVAESCELKRLTAMTTAAGUAAKRGPAALAQVLRPLQGMFTRADYPNLLVGLEVSDDAAVYKISDDVAIVQTIDFFTPIVDDPYTYGAIAAANAMSDVYAMGGEVILALNIACFPANLPPAVITEILRGGAEKVREGGGVVAGGHTVDDPEPKYGLSVMGIVHPQHIATKAGARPGDILLLTKSLGTGIISTAAKSNVADAAHLQAAIDSMLQLNRIGAQLVPQFDIKAMTDITGFSLLGHAEEMAEHSGVRLHIHAEQVPLLPGARDYAENWLFPGGSKRNADHFGQWVKASPRISEELLMLFYTPETSGGLLIAVSQDKLAEVEAFLRMEKQHYWVIGEVEAGDGVEVD